A part of Rhinatrema bivittatum chromosome 16, aRhiBiv1.1, whole genome shotgun sequence genomic DNA contains:
- the LOC115078351 gene encoding LOW QUALITY PROTEIN: multifunctional procollagen lysine hydroxylase and glycosyltransferase LH3-like (The sequence of the model RefSeq protein was modified relative to this genomic sequence to represent the inferred CDS: deleted 1 base in 1 codon), giving the protein MAGLGSLFLCFLLPAIQVAAGRGGSPEKEAVNTDKLLVITVATEETEGYQRFLRSARYFNYTVKTLGLGETWKGGDVARTVGGGQKVRWLKQELKKHADQEDLILLFVDSYDVLFAGSPIELLWKFQQLKSKVVFSAESFCWPEWSLAEKYPPVGSGKRFLNSGGFIGYAPYLQKIVQQWKFKDDDDDQLFYSHVYVNPELREKFGISLDHKSKIFQNLNGALDEVVLKFEKTRVRARNVAYDTFPVVIHGNAPTKLQLNYLGNYIPNAWTYEGGCEVCDEDLLDIFALKEDAYPRVLLGVFIEQPTPFLPQFLERLLTLDYPRSKLHLFIHNNEVYHEHHIQDFWERHKEKFPAIKLIGPEEALGQGEARDMGMDLCRQDPSCDYYFSLDADTAITNPEILQILIQENKKVIAPMMSRHGKLWSNFWGALSPEGYYARSEDYVDIVQGKRVGVWNVPYLTQIYLVRGETLRQELQGKNVFTMEHTDPDMAFCKSVREKSVFLHISNRDDFGRLLSTARYNTSHLHSDLWQIFENPLDWKEKYIHENYSKIFEGNYYEQPCPDVYWFPIFSDTMCDEFVEEMENNGQWSGGKHEDKRLAGGYENVPTVDIHMNQVGFEGEWLKFLQEYIAPVTEKLYPGYYTKAQAVLNFIVRYRPDEQPFLRPHHDSSTFTINVALNRKGIDYEGGGCRFLRYNCKVESPRKGWSLMHPGRLTHYHEGLPTTAGTRYIMVSFVDP; this is encoded by the exons ATGGCGGGTCTGGGAAGTCTttttctctgcttcctgctccctgCAATTCAGGTAGCTGCTGGCCGCGGCGGCTCTCCGGAGAAAGAAGCCGTGAATACGG ATAAGTTATTGGTGATCACAGTTGCCACTGAGGAGACGGAAGGGTATCAGCGATTCCTGCGCTCCGCCAGATACTTCAACTACACTGTCAAG ACCCTGGGCCTGGGAGAGACGTGGAAGGGAGGGGACGTAGCCCGCACTGTGGGTGGAGGGCAGAAGGTTCGCTGGCTGAAACAGGAGCTGAAGAAGCACGCTGACCAGGAAGACCTCATCCTCCTGTTTGTGGACAG ctaCGACGTGCTCTTTGCCGGCAGCCCCATCGAGCTGCTCTGGAAGTTCCAGCAGCTGAAGAGCAAAGTGGTCTTCTCCGCGGAGAGCTTTTGCTGGCCCGAGTGGTCGCTGGCCGAGAAATACCCGCCCGTCGGCTCCGGCAAGCGCTTCCTCAACTCTGGAG GCTTCATCGGGTACGCCCCTTACCTGCAGAAGATTGTCCAGCAGTGGAAGTTTAAAGACGACGATGACGACCAGCTCTTCTATTCCCACGTTTACGTGAATCCGGAGCTCAGG gagaagtttgggatcagCCTAGACCACAAATCAAAAATCTTCCAGAATTTAAATGGAGCCCTTg ACGAGGTTGTCTTGAAGTTTGAGAAGACCCGCGTCCGTGCCCGGAACGTGGCTTACGACACGTTCCCCGTGGTCATTCACGGAAAC GCCCCCACTAAG CTGCAGCTGAACTACTTGGGCAACTACATCCCCAACGCCTGGACCTATGAAGGGGGGTGCGAGGTGTGTGACGAGGACCTGCTGGATATCTTTGCGCTTAAG GAGGATGCTTACCCCCGCGTGCTGCTGGGGGTCTTCATCGAGCAGCCCACCCCTTTCCTGCCTCAGTTCCTGGAGCGTCTCTTGACGCTGGACTATCCACGCAGCAAGCTTCATCTCTTCATTCACAACAAC GAAGTTTATCATGAGCACCACATCCAGGACTTCTGGGAGCGGCACAAGGAGAAGTTCCCCGCTATAAAACTGATCGGGCCCGAGGAGGCTCTGGGCCAGGGAGAGGCCCGAGACATGGGCAT GGACCTCTGTCGGCAGGACCCCAGCTGTGACTATTATTTCAGCCTCGACGCGGATACCGCCATCACAAACCCAGAAATCCTGCAGATTCTGATCCAAGAGAACAA GAAGGTGATTGCCCCCATGATGTCGCGGCACGGGAAGCTGTGGTCTAACTTTTGGGGGGCTCTCAGCCCCGAGGGGTACTACGCTCGCTCGGAGGACTATGTGGACATCGTGCAGGGCAAGAGAGT TGGGGTGTGGAATGTCCCCTATTTAACACAGATATATCTGGTCAGAGGCGAGACGCTACGGCAGGAGCTGCAGGGGAAGAACGTGTTCACCATGGAGCATACGGACCCTGACATGGCCTTCTGTAAATCCGTGCGGGAGAAG AGCGTCTTCCTGCACATCAGTAACAGGGATGACTTTGGGAGACTGCTTTCCACAGCTCGCTACAACACCTCTCACCTGCACAGTGACCTCTGGCAGATCTTCGAGAACCCCCTG GACTGGAAGGAAAAATACATCCATGAGAATTACTCCAAAATATTTGAGGGGAATTATTATGAACAG ccctgcccAGATGTGTATTGGTTCCCCATCTTCTCGGACACAATGTGTGATGAGTtcgtggaggagatggagaacaACGGCCAGTGGTCCGGGGGCAAGCATGAG GACAAGCGTCTGGCCGGCGGCTACGAGAACGTTCCCACCGTGGATATCCACATGAACCAGGTGGGCTTCGAGGGGGAGTGGCTGAAGTTCCTGCAGGAATACATCGCTCCGGTCACTGAGAAGCTGTACCCCGGCTACTATACCAAG GCCCAAGCCGTCCTAAATTTTATTGTGCGATACCGGCCTGACGAGCAGCCGTTCCTGAGGCCACACCATGACTCCTCCACGTTCACCATTAACGTTGCCCTGAACCGGAAGGGCATTGATTACGAG GGAGGTGGCTGCCGGTTCCTGCGCTATAACTGTAAAGTGGAGTCCCCCAGGAAGGGCTGGTCACTCATGCACCCCGGCCGCTTGACCCACTATCACGAGGGGCTGCCCACCACTGCTGGCACACGCTACATCATGGTCTCCTTTGTGGACCCCTAA